The following proteins come from a genomic window of Megalobrama amblycephala isolate DHTTF-2021 linkage group LG1, ASM1881202v1, whole genome shotgun sequence:
- the LOC125244726 gene encoding uncharacterized protein LOC125244726 isoform X1: MHYSFDFAQQLHFPSNPLQPGPMYFLTPRKCGLFGVSCEGLQKQVNYLIDEGMSSTKGSNEVISYMHHFFGNFGVGETEVDLHCDNSSGQNKNNFMLWYLAWRVRHKLHDKIEIHSLIAGHTKFSPDCGFGLIKQAYMETRVNTLADIAEVVENSSPVSHLNIPQLVGTAEGKVLVQTFDWQQHLTHHFRRLPQIKSYQHFSFDAKRPGVVLAKTHRDAQPVEYQLLRDGSDLPPIDGLSVLAPPGLNIDRQICMKKSGHSVLTVQDTSHAQRQGSQHRRDRECNIIGLCHKDLCLMLLLPSKNGTFGTYLDSYSCPG; this comes from the exons ATGCATTACAGTTTTGATTTTGCTCAGCAG TTACACTTTCCCTCAAACCCTCTCCAGCCAGGACCAATGTACTTCCTGACCCCACGGAAATGTGGCCTATTTGGTGTTTCCTGTGAAGGGCTGCAGAAACAGGTGAATTACCTGATTGATGAAGGCATGTCATCTACTAAGGGAAGCAATGAAGTCATCAGCTACATGCATCATTTCTTCGGCAACTTTGGAGTTGGAGAAACAGAGGTGGATCTTCATTGTGACAACTCCAGTGGGCAGAACAAGAACAACTTCATGCTCTGGTACCTTGCCTGGCGGGTTAGACACAAGCTTCACGATAAAATTGAAATCCACTCCCTTATTGCTGGCCACACCAAGTTTTCCCCTGACTGTGGCTTTGGACTCATCAAGCAAGCCTACATGGAGACAAGAGTCAACACTTTGGCAGACATCGCTGAG GTTGTGGAAAACAGCTCTCCTGTGAGTCACCTCAATATCCCACAGCTTGTTGGAACGGCAGAGGGCAAAGTTTTAGTCCAGACCTTCGACTGGCAGCAGCATCTGACTCACCACTTCCGTAGACTCCCACAGATCAAGAGTTATCAGCACTTCAG CTTTGATGCCAAGAGACCAGGTGTGGTGCTTGCAAAAACTCACCGTGATGCACAACCTGTCGAATATCAGCTACTGCGCGACGGATCAGATCTGCCCCCTATCGATGGTCTTTCTGTCCTGGCCCCACCTGGACTGAACATTGACAGGCAGATCTGTATGAAAAAATCAGGCCATTCTGTGCTGACGGTGCAAGATACATCACATGCCCAGCGCCAAGGGTCACAACACAGAAGAGACCGCGAATGTAATATCATTGGACTGTGTCACAAAGACCTTTGTCTTATGCTGCTATTACCAAGTAAAAATGGGACTTTTGGTACATACTTGGATTCATACTCATGCCCTGGAtag
- the LOC125244726 gene encoding uncharacterized protein LOC125244726 isoform X2 — protein MHYSFDFAQQPGPMYFLTPRKCGLFGVSCEGLQKQVNYLIDEGMSSTKGSNEVISYMHHFFGNFGVGETEVDLHCDNSSGQNKNNFMLWYLAWRVRHKLHDKIEIHSLIAGHTKFSPDCGFGLIKQAYMETRVNTLADIAEVVENSSPVSHLNIPQLVGTAEGKVLVQTFDWQQHLTHHFRRLPQIKSYQHFSFDAKRPGVVLAKTHRDAQPVEYQLLRDGSDLPPIDGLSVLAPPGLNIDRQICMKKSGHSVLTVQDTSHAQRQGSQHRRDRECNIIGLCHKDLCLMLLLPSKNGTFGTYLDSYSCPG, from the exons ATGCATTACAGTTTTGATTTTGCTCAGCAG CCAGGACCAATGTACTTCCTGACCCCACGGAAATGTGGCCTATTTGGTGTTTCCTGTGAAGGGCTGCAGAAACAGGTGAATTACCTGATTGATGAAGGCATGTCATCTACTAAGGGAAGCAATGAAGTCATCAGCTACATGCATCATTTCTTCGGCAACTTTGGAGTTGGAGAAACAGAGGTGGATCTTCATTGTGACAACTCCAGTGGGCAGAACAAGAACAACTTCATGCTCTGGTACCTTGCCTGGCGGGTTAGACACAAGCTTCACGATAAAATTGAAATCCACTCCCTTATTGCTGGCCACACCAAGTTTTCCCCTGACTGTGGCTTTGGACTCATCAAGCAAGCCTACATGGAGACAAGAGTCAACACTTTGGCAGACATCGCTGAG GTTGTGGAAAACAGCTCTCCTGTGAGTCACCTCAATATCCCACAGCTTGTTGGAACGGCAGAGGGCAAAGTTTTAGTCCAGACCTTCGACTGGCAGCAGCATCTGACTCACCACTTCCGTAGACTCCCACAGATCAAGAGTTATCAGCACTTCAG CTTTGATGCCAAGAGACCAGGTGTGGTGCTTGCAAAAACTCACCGTGATGCACAACCTGTCGAATATCAGCTACTGCGCGACGGATCAGATCTGCCCCCTATCGATGGTCTTTCTGTCCTGGCCCCACCTGGACTGAACATTGACAGGCAGATCTGTATGAAAAAATCAGGCCATTCTGTGCTGACGGTGCAAGATACATCACATGCCCAGCGCCAAGGGTCACAACACAGAAGAGACCGCGAATGTAATATCATTGGACTGTGTCACAAAGACCTTTGTCTTATGCTGCTATTACCAAGTAAAAATGGGACTTTTGGTACATACTTGGATTCATACTCATGCCCTGGAtag